A single genomic interval of Daucus carota subsp. sativus chromosome 1, DH1 v3.0, whole genome shotgun sequence harbors:
- the LOC108196852 gene encoding protein ALP1-like, which translates to MSENNSTAPRKRQRRLTRPKIDEDDSVEATGLQGEVVKTKGLKEIITSLLLLENQEKCGPQKKLRNAVKADSGDDVVFNGGGSQRRLWVKKRSKAWWEQCNSEDFPEEEFKKAFRMGKGTFEMICKELNSVVVKENTMLRDAVPVRQRVAVCVWRLATGEPLRLVAKRFGLGISTCHKLVLEVCWAIKAVLMPKYLKWRDEAVLRKNRDEFEMVSGIPDVVGSMYTTHIPIIAPKMSVAAYFNKRHTEKNQRSSYSITVQGVVDSSGVFSDVCIGWPGSMADDQVLEKSALYQRANGGLLKGKWIVGSSGYPLMDWVLVPYAQKQLTWTQHEFNEKIAEIQMVSKDAFARLKGRWACLQKRTEVKLQDLPVVLGACCVLHNICELRNEEMDPELAIELVDDQMDPEIAVRSVSAVKARDSIAHNLLHHSHASTAFLT; encoded by the coding sequence ATGAGTGAAAATAACAGCACAGCTCCAAGAAAAAGGCAGAGAAGATTGACCAGACCCAAGATTGATGAAGATGATAGTGTTGAAGCAACTGGGCTGCAAGGAGAGGTTGTCAAGACAAAAGGGCTGAAAGAAATCATCACTTCTTTGTTGTTGCTTGAGAATCAAGAAAAGTGTGGTCCCCAGAAAAAGTTGAGGAATGCTGTGAAAGCTGATTCTGGTGATGATGTGGTTTTTAATGGTGGAGGGTCTCAGAGGAGGCTCTGGGTGAAGAAGAGGTCGAAAGCGTGGTGGGAGCAATGCAACAGTGAAGACTTTCCTGAGGAGGAGTTCAAGAAGGCCTTTAGGATGGGAAAAGGGACTTTTGAGATGATTTGTAAGGAGCTGAATTCTGTTGTGGTGAAGGAGAACACTATGTTGAGGGATGCTGTACCGGTGAGGCAACGCGTGGCGGTTTGTGTGTGGAGATTGGCTACTGGGGAGCCTTTGAGGCTTGTGGCCAAGAGGTTTGGATTGGGGATTTCGACTTGTCATAAGCTGGTTCTTGAGGTTTGTTGGGCGATCAAGGCGGTTTTGATGCCTAAGTATCTGAAATGGCGCGATGAGGCGGTTCTGAGGAAGAACAGAGATGAGTTTGAGATGGTTTCGGGGATTCCTGATGTGGTGGGatcaatgtatactactcataTTCCTATAATTGCTCCGAAGATGAGTGTGGCGGCTTATTTCAATAAGAGGCATACTGAGAAGAATCAGAGGAGTTCTTATTCGATTACAGTTCAGGGTGTGGTGGATTCGAGTGGGGTGTTTAGTGATGTCTGCATTGGTTGGCCTGGCTCGATGGCTGATGATCAGGTGCTGGAGAAGTCTGCGCTTTATCAGAGGGCTAATGGAGGGCTTTTGAAGGGGAAGTGGATTGTTGGGAGTTCTGGTTATCCGCTGATGGATTGGGTTTTGGTGCCTTATGCACAGAAGCAACTGACTTGGACTCAGCACGAGTTCAATGAGAAGATCGCGGAGATTCAGATGGTGTCAAAGGATGCATTTGCGCGGTTGAAAGGAAGGTGGGCTTGCTTGCAGAAGCGAACTGAGGTGAAACTTCAGGACTTGCCTGTGGTGCTGGGAGCTTGTTGTGTTCTGCACAATATATGTGAATTGAGGAATGAGGAGATGGATCCCGAGTTGGCGATTGAGCTTGTTGATGATCAGATGGATCCTGAGATTGCAGTCAGATCAGTGAGTGCAGTCAAGGCAAGGGATTCAATTGCTCATAATCTTCTGCACCATAGTCATGCCAGCACTGCTTTCTTGACTTGA
- the LOC108196866 gene encoding RNA-binding protein 2: protein MADPYWRYAASSADRAGIPPSSFPGYLSSATPGIPPSSFPGYLSSATPALPVHHGWASSDLHGSSSDVLQKDILPLRSRAYGVNDGVGVRSDPAPGGYMTGTSMRSYTPSVEDPSLLAPRGDVPLGSTLPGVLNERPASYGNIDDLPVPVPALKKESNVLFVDGLPHDCTRREVGHLFRPFIGFREIRVVHKEPRRAGDKALVLCFVEFTDAKCALTALEALQGYKFDNKKPDSSVLSIHFAHFPFRLPPGREERFAGAL, encoded by the exons ATGGCGGATCCTTACTGGCGATACGCTGCTTCTTCTGCTGATCGAG CTGGCATTCCACCGTCAAGTTTTCCTGGCTACTTGTCATCTGCAACGCCTGGTATTCCACCATCAAGTTTTCCTGGCTACTTGTCATCTGCAACGCCTGCATTACCAGTGCATCATGGGTGGGCCTCAAGTGATCTGCATGGAAGTTCGTCTGATGTGCTGCAAAAAGAT ATCTTGCCATTGCGTAGTAGAGCTTATGGTGTAAATGATGGTGTTGGTGTTCGTTCAGATCCTGCTCCGGGTGGATATATGACTGGAACAAGCATGAGAAGCTACACACCTTCTGTAGAAGATCCGAGTTTACTTGCTCCGAGAGGAGATGTTCCTTTGGGTTCAACTCTCCCCGGCGTATTAAATGAAAGGCCTGCCTCTTATGGAAATATCGATGACCTTCCGGTTCCAGTTCCAGCTTTAAAGAAAGAGTCAAATGTTTTATTTGTCGATGGGCTCCCACATGACTGTACCAGAAGAGAAGTAGGCC ATCTTTTTCGTCCTTTCATTGGGTTCAGAGAAATTAGAGTTGTTCATAAGGAGCCTAGACGG gcTGGAGATAAGGCATTGGTTTTGTGCTTTGTTGAATTTACAGATGCGAAGTGTGCTTTAACTGCTCTGGAAGCTCTACAAG GTTACAAGTTTGATAACAAAAAACCAGACTCATCTGTCTTGAGCATACACTTTGCCCATTTTCCGTTTCGGCTGCCACCTGGTCGTGAAGAGCGGTTTGCAGGTGCCCTGTGA
- the LOC108216307 gene encoding MATH domain and coiled-coil domain-containing protein At3g58210-like has protein sequence MDFIDHNIIFGWVKSISLELLKTGVVRYLRDAPPAHYLVKIESFSRLANSGLEKCESAVFDASGYKWRLVLYPNGNTKRGGGGHISLYLAIDSDSLPLGWEAYVTYKMFVFDHHKDKYLTIQGMGLYSLDDSVHQIRRFHEAKKESGFDRLISLDTFNAARNGYLVDDQCVYGVEVHEVKYTGNGETFKMIEDPEDVTFDWMITDFSTMCREKLKSEKIDSE, from the exons ATGGATTTTATTGACCACAATATCATCTTTGGATGGGTAAAATctatatcttt GGAACTTTTGAAAACAGGAGTTGTGAGATATCTAAGAGATGCCCCGCCAGCTCACTATCTGGTGAAAATAGAATCCTTCTCAAGGCTTGCTAATTCAGGGCTTGAAAAGTGTGAATCAGCTGTGTTTGATGCTAGTGGTTATAAATG GAGGTTAGTTCTATACCCGAATGGAAACACAAAAAGAGGGGGTGGAGGGCATATATCTCTTTATCTAGCCATAGATAGTGACTCCCTTCCTCTTGGTTGGGAGGCTTATGTTACTTACAAAATGTTTGTGTTTGATCACCACAAGGACAAATACTTGACAATCCAag GTATGGGTCTCTACTCTCTAGATGATTCAGTGCATCAAATCCGAAGGTTTCATGAGGCAAAGAAAGAAAGTGGTTTCGACAGATTGATTTCACTAGACACTTTCAATGCAGCAAGAAATGGTTATCTTGTTGATGACCAGTGTGTATATGGCGTCGAAGTTCATGAGGTTAAATATACTGGAAATGGCGAGACCTTTAAGATGATTGAGGATCCTGAAGATGTCACTTTCGACTGGATGATTACTGACTTCTCCACAATGTGTAGAGAAAAACTTAAAAGTGAGAAAATTGATTCAGAG